The stretch of DNA GAAGCTCTTCAACCAAATCAAACACACCGCCGGCTTCTCCACCACCACTGTCAATATCCAGTAAGACAGCGCGAACATCAGGTTGTGCAATGGCTTCACGAAAAGAAGCCCTTAAACCTTCATAAGAGGTTAGCCCTGAGAGAGCTCCAAGCCATGCACCGCGGCGCACAAGCGTGCCATGAACCGGTAGGATAGCAACATTGTTTTGCACTACATAAGTTTCAGGGGGTCTGAAAGACGCTGTATCCCCTTGTCCAAACGCCCCGATAGGAAACTTTTCTCCCTCAAAAAGACGCGGCGCAAGAGCATTCAAAATGACATCAAGCTTTGTCGATGCAAGCATATGAGGAACACCAAAAAGCCGTGATACCAAAAACGGCATGTCGAGATTATTCACCATTTGCATGTGCCTCGCTGCCTTGGTTACTTTCATAAGTGTCAGAAGGGTCTGAATCTGCGGTATCAATTACTTGATTGCTACCAGAGGGCGCTGCCATATCCGTGTCAAAAGATAAGCCGCGCGCACGAGCGTCTGTGTGCTCTTCTTGCAGTTCGGCATGAATGCTGTCGATATCAAAGCCGCGCTCGGCAAGTGCCATGCGTCGTGTTTTCAAGCCTGCACGGATTTCTTCTTTTTCCGCTGAGATATCCTTGTTTGGATCAATCATTTCAAGCGGGGGCGCAAAGCTTTCACATTGAAGCCATGGCAAGGAATTTTCTTCCCACCCTGGCAAATTGACGCATCCAGAAAGCACTGCCATTTCAACAAAACGCTCCCAAACAATGCGATTGAACTGAAAAGCAATGATATGTTCGCGCCATTGTTTGACGTGCCGTCTAAACTGAATGATAGAGGTACGTACATTGGAAAAATTCCCCCGCGTAACGTCTCCAGTCACAACGGCATAAGGCATATTGAGAGCCGAGCAAATTTTTAAAATATTACGATATTGAAAGGCTTCATAAGAACCACCAACCTCAACAGGACTGGAAAATGTAATTTGTTTTTCGCCATCCACTATGTTGACCGATCCAGGGTAAATTTTATCCACGTCAGCTGCCTCTTCGGTCTTCTTTGGGGGCGTCGTTTGCTCACGATTTTCCTCTAATTTCGCATCATGAGATTCCTTCCCTGTAATAAACACCGCAAAAAGAGCTGCTGTCCTTTTTCGATCAAGCTCTGCATCATCATAGGATTCGAGTTGAAAGATCTTTGTCATACAGCGCGTTATTTTGGGAGAACCGCGCAATTGTCCGGCAATACGGCGCTCTTTGATGTGAAGGACCATTTCAGCAGGGACACGCACGCGCTCTTGGCTCTCAAATGCCATATTTGCAGGGACATCATCATAGGGGTGATGTTCCCAGAAATGATAAGCAACGCGCTTACCACTGGCATTAAATTCAATTCCCATACGAATGTAATTGCCTTCAATCTCAGCAGGTCCATTGTAAGCCAAATCCAGCATTTCGGTTGGATAAATTTGCAACTGAAGTGGCACACCAGAGCGCCCGTAGAGGTCGACATAGTGTAGTCTTACAAAGCATTCGCCGGTTAAAAAGACCTCTCGGGCAATCGTTGCTTGCAGACCATAAAAATTGGCATCTTCATCATAGTCCGCTTCATCAACCCATTGCCACCATAAGTCTAAAAGCTTTTTCTTTTCTTCTTGAAAACCTTCAATACGAGGATAAGGTTTAATCCCATCACTTACAGCCGCAGAGACCCATTCTTCTGTTGCAGACCCATAAAGAGCTTCATTGTCATAAAGCCATCTTGAACGGGCAACAATAGTATCACCGCATTCCTCAATGGCTTTATTGATATGTTTTTTTGCGGGGTCAAAACCACCCATGCGACGGCTTTTACTTGCCGCTTCAAAATGGGGATTGTGTTGACGAGAAATTGTAAAAAAGCCCGTGAGTTTATTGATAAAGCCAGCCATTAATAGCCTCGTGATATATTAAAATAGAAAACGCGTGAACGCTTGCGTCCTTCAAGATCCGCTATTTGTGTGTTCAGCATCTCAAGCGCTCTGCGAAGTTCCTCAACAGAACGATTGCTTACTTGCTTATCGCCATGGCGCACCGATTGCGCTCCCGAATAAAGAGCCTCTTCAATTTGCTCACGCCGCCTTTTTAAACTTTCAAGTCTCGAAAATTTGCTGTTAATTGGTTCTAAAGTTTCATCCACAAATTACCTCCAATCCCCTTGCATATAAGGATTCATCATTGTTCTGAATTGCTTCTTTTGAGGCTGTGCTATCTGAGATCTTCTTGGAGCAGGAGAGGGGGCATGTCTTGGTGTTGGCTGCTCTAAAGAGCCCTCAATTTTAAGTTTTTCCAAACGCTCTTCTAAGATATCGACTTCTCGATTAAGGTTTATTCCTGCCGAAATCAGACCTTGTAAAGCAGCATAAGCATAAACCCTACAGTCCAAGGCTTCATTTCTTGCTTTTTCGCTTTTTTGCCATTCAATGCGCTTGAAGCCTTTAAAATATTTGATGACTTTTCTTTCAGCGGTCAGCTGGTCAAAATATTCTCGATCAAGGTTTTTGTGAAAGTGTGTTGCACCAGCCCCCGATGCTTCAGGACCGGATTTTTTAAACCGTGCCGTGATAATATCTTTTGCTGCGTCAACACCAACAATATAGAGATTAATCTGTCCTTTGTTGTTTCTGCTTGGGCGGCGTGGCCATACCGCACGCCATCCCGCTTGTCCCTTAATCCCCCAGATACGTCGTCCCTCACGCGGGCGCACGTAATTATAAACCGCTTGTGTGTGTCCACCACCGGTATCAATACAAGCCGCCGTTATCCTAATACCATCTTTATAGCCTGGATGCGGCCAGCGTCTTGTAAGATATTCATCCAATTGGTCCCATACTTCAAAAGAAGAGGGGTCGCCAGGAATGATGTGATAATCGATATGCCAGCTTTCTTCACTGCGTCCCCATCCCACAACTTCCAGTTCTAAGCGGTCATTTTGCACATCAATACCCGCTGTCAACAACACGGCTTGTTCTGGTGCAAGGGGATAATCTTCACGTTTTGCATAGAGGCTATCAGGGTCAACAACTTCGCCGGTTCTATCCTCCCATGGCTCTCCAAGCACTGTGTTGATAAAAGGCTGCAAAAGTGCCGGATCATCCTTGGCATCTAAAAACTCTCTGGCGCATTCCCCCCAAGTAAGCCAAGGTGAATAGAGTGCCGAAATATGGTAAGAACGCAAATTCGGTCTGCTTGACTCACTGGTTGGTACCCAACATGCTCCTCTTTCTTCACACATGAGATCTGTTTTTCTGTGCTCAGCATGTTCATGACCACAATGCGCACAAACAAAAACAGCTTTTTCAGGAGCACCTTTTGGCCACTTGATTTGTGACCAAACAATGGGCTGTAGAACACCACACGCATCACAAGGGACATTGTAATATCGCTGGTCTCCTAGCACGAAATCTTTGGCGATACGGCTTGTGTCACGGTGTGTTGGCGTGGACAATTTAAAAATCTTTCTCTGCACAAAAGTTGAGGTCCGCTTTTCCGCTATCATCACCGGATCACCTTCGTTATCCACACTGAGAGGATAGGCATCCACCTCATCCAAAATCAGATAACGAATAGGCATGGAACGCAAACCGGCAGCACTGTTGGCTCCTGTAAGCATCAATGCACCACCATCAAACTCTTTCGAAAACATTGTATTGCCGCTGTCGCGTGCCCGCGCTGGGGCAATGCGTTCGCTTAAAGCAGGGCTTGCCATAATCATTGGATCAAGACGCGTCTTTGATAATTTCTTCGCTGTCTCAACCGTTGGCATCACATAAAGGGCAGGTCCCGGACTGTAATGAATAGCATAACCGCAGAAGTTCAATCCTGCTTCAGACATGCCGATCTGCGCCCCTTTCATGACAATTGTTGTTTCAATTGGCACGTAAGAGGAAAGGTTATCCATGATTTCGCGCAAATAAGGGGTACGCTTTGTTCTCCAAAGCCCAGGCTCAGCACTTGCTACAGTACTAAGGTATCGATTTTTATCCGCCCATTGCGAAACCGTGTACGGTGGGTCTGGTTGTCGTGCGTCATTGGCATTGGCGAAAAATTCTTCGACTGCATTGTCATCCATTATTCGTTTCTTGCAAGTGCTCTAACTCTGGAGAATGAGGGTCATGAAAAGGCACTGGAATATTAACCGCCTCAAGCAAAGCTGTTCTCATGTAATAATCAATAGCACCAATAAGGCTGGCTGCATCACATCCAACTTGTGCAGCAATGCTCGCACCAAAACGATGCGGAAAATTCAACATAGCATCACGGTGCGCTCTTCCAAACTCACGTGCCGCCTTTTTCATTTCTTCTCGATCAACAGTGGTTTCGCGCAATCGTTCAAGGGCAATCTTTTCGCTTTCAAGCGCAACTTGCATTCGCTCCAGTTTTATCTTGTATTCATTGGCTCCATCTGTGGAGGCTTGTTTGATCTTTGTCCGCACCTTTCCATCAGGCGCTAAAAGTGAGGCAGGGCGTTTTGTTGGATTCTCATTCCAGATAGCTGTTGCAAGCGCTTCATTGACAGACCCATCTTCAAAAAGAGCCGCATCAAATTTACCTGTCTTTATCCGAGAAACAACCGCATTAGGTGAAACACGCATCTTCTTCGCAAACGCACGAACCGATAGACCCTTACGCGTTTTCTTATTCATAGTTGCTCCATTTTGAATGGTATATACGAATTATTGTACACTTTAATTATTGACAAGGTTTTATTTTTCGTGTACATAAAATATATGAAGATAGTGTGGGATGAACCAAAAAGAGCTTTAAACATTGATAAACATAAGCTTGATTTTGCTGATGTTATTTACTTTGACTGGGAACATGCTCTTATTGATGCAACACATTCAAACCGCATGAAAGCTATCGGGCATTTTGCTGATGGCACAACAGTTATTGTTTTTGCAAGGCTTGGCAATGAAGCGATATCCATTATCAGTTTTCGTCAAGCCAATAAGAAAGAAAGAGAGGTTTTCAATGACTATCAAAAAAACCTTTAAAAAAGGATGTGGTTACACAAAAGAAGATTGGGACGCTGTGGATTCCCCACCACTAACAGATGAAGAGCTTGCACGTCTAAAGCCAGCTAAAGATGTTTTACCACCCTCCTTTTTTAAATATGTAACAGAAGAACGCCGTAAACGTGGGCGTCCACCAGTTGAATCTCCCAAACAAGCGGTTACTCTACGCCTTGACTCAAATGTTATTGCCTCTTTTAAAAAACAAGGAAAAGATTGGCGCACACGTATGAGTGAAGCTTTAAAAAAAGTAAGCGGTATCTAAACCAACCACCTCCCCATTTTTGAAAACGGGAAGGGGAGTTGTGTTTTTGAGTTAAGCAACCTTTTTAATGGGGCTTTCCAAAGTAGGAGCATAGGCTCGCAACAAAGAATCCATGCTATGCGGTAGTTCTGAATCTCCAAAATCTGTTAGAACTGTTAAGATTTTAAGTATATTGGGCACCTCATCTTGAAGTTTTAAAATCAAAACCTTTTCTACCAGACTCATGATGTCAACCAAAGCAGTACATTCTTTGTCGTTAATATTTTCATCATT from Bartonella taylorii encodes:
- a CDS encoding phage head-tail joining protein; the encoded protein is MDETLEPINSKFSRLESLKRRREQIEEALYSGAQSVRHGDKQVSNRSVEELRRALEMLNTQIADLEGRKRSRVFYFNISRGY
- a CDS encoding BrnA antitoxin family protein, with product MTIKKTFKKGCGYTKEDWDAVDSPPLTDEELARLKPAKDVLPPSFFKYVTEERRKRGRPPVESPKQAVTLRLDSNVIASFKKQGKDWRTRMSEALKKVSGI
- a CDS encoding phage portal protein, whose protein sequence is MAGFINKLTGFFTISRQHNPHFEAASKSRRMGGFDPAKKHINKAIEECGDTIVARSRWLYDNEALYGSATEEWVSAAVSDGIKPYPRIEGFQEEKKKLLDLWWQWVDEADYDEDANFYGLQATIAREVFLTGECFVRLHYVDLYGRSGVPLQLQIYPTEMLDLAYNGPAEIEGNYIRMGIEFNASGKRVAYHFWEHHPYDDVPANMAFESQERVRVPAEMVLHIKERRIAGQLRGSPKITRCMTKIFQLESYDDAELDRKRTAALFAVFITGKESHDAKLEENREQTTPPKKTEEAADVDKIYPGSVNIVDGEKQITFSSPVEVGGSYEAFQYRNILKICSALNMPYAVVTGDVTRGNFSNVRTSIIQFRRHVKQWREHIIAFQFNRIVWERFVEMAVLSGCVNLPGWEENSLPWLQCESFAPPLEMIDPNKDISAEKEEIRAGLKTRRMALAERGFDIDSIHAELQEEHTDARARGLSFDTDMAAPSGSNQVIDTADSDPSDTYESNQGSEAHANGE
- a CDS encoding BrnT family toxin produces the protein MKIVWDEPKRALNIDKHKLDFADVIYFDWEHALIDATHSNRMKAIGHFADGTTVIVFARLGNEAISIISFRQANKKEREVFNDYQKNL
- a CDS encoding phage terminase large subunit family protein — translated: MDDNAVEEFFANANDARQPDPPYTVSQWADKNRYLSTVASAEPGLWRTKRTPYLREIMDNLSSYVPIETTIVMKGAQIGMSEAGLNFCGYAIHYSPGPALYVMPTVETAKKLSKTRLDPMIMASPALSERIAPARARDSGNTMFSKEFDGGALMLTGANSAAGLRSMPIRYLILDEVDAYPLSVDNEGDPVMIAEKRTSTFVQRKIFKLSTPTHRDTSRIAKDFVLGDQRYYNVPCDACGVLQPIVWSQIKWPKGAPEKAVFVCAHCGHEHAEHRKTDLMCEERGACWVPTSESSRPNLRSYHISALYSPWLTWGECAREFLDAKDDPALLQPFINTVLGEPWEDRTGEVVDPDSLYAKREDYPLAPEQAVLLTAGIDVQNDRLELEVVGWGRSEESWHIDYHIIPGDPSSFEVWDQLDEYLTRRWPHPGYKDGIRITAACIDTGGGHTQAVYNYVRPREGRRIWGIKGQAGWRAVWPRRPSRNNKGQINLYIVGVDAAKDIITARFKKSGPEASGAGATHFHKNLDREYFDQLTAERKVIKYFKGFKRIEWQKSEKARNEALDCRVYAYAALQGLISAGINLNREVDILEERLEKLKIEGSLEQPTPRHAPSPAPRRSQIAQPQKKQFRTMMNPYMQGDWR